One region of Thalassophryne amazonica chromosome 16, fThaAma1.1, whole genome shotgun sequence genomic DNA includes:
- the sstr3 gene encoding LOW QUALITY PROTEIN: somatostatin receptor type 5 (The sequence of the model RefSeq protein was modified relative to this genomic sequence to represent the inferred CDS: inserted 1 base in 1 codon), giving the protein MLENDSLATPCPRLTPCLLMFNDTFLNETLFNSTNATVPDVSSGPSIAGVLIPLIYIIVCIVGLTGNTLVIHIVLHYSKTESVTNIYILNLAIADELFMLGLPFLAVHNTLHSWPFGPFMCRLVMTVDSINQFTSIFCLTVMSIDRYLAVVHPIRSSKWRRPQVAKIVNGTVWALSFLVVLPVGIFANIEKEGGTCNISWPEPVKIWGAAFIIYTSTVGFFCPLLIICLCYLLIVXKIRSSGRKVHATSTRRGRSERKVTRMVVIVVAVFAFCWLPFYALNIINLLVLLPPQYQGLYSFVVVLGYANSCANPIVYGFLSDNFKRGFRKALCRSTRKVENHVPTHHQQQQEEEGRRALMPRESLRRGIQDEAEDEEEDVSGMTEIYKIAQNGNSSFQQESSQAISSAKGANPGATAMLSPDKVRDIKGKDLVSTSTLAVPLLLNGANNGSVKTLSDEALEENASLEISYL; this is encoded by the exons ATGTTGGAGAACGACAGCTTGGCGACCCCCTGTCCTCGTCTTACACCATGCCTGCTCATGTTCAATGACACCTTTCTCAATGAGACGCTGTTCAACTCCACCAATGCCACTGTCCCAGATGTTTCTTCAGGGCCCAGCATAGCGGGGGTCCTCATTCCACTCATATATATCATTGTTTGCATCGTTGGCCTCACTGGAAACACATTAGTCATCCACATTGTGCTCCACTACTCAAAGACAGAGTCTGTGACCAACATCTACATTCTCAACCTGGCCATTGCGGATGAGCTATTCATGCTGGGCTTGCCTTTCCTGGCGGTCCACAACACCCTGCATTCATGGCCTTTTGGCCCTTTTATGTGCCGTTTGGTCATGACTGTTGACTCCATCAATCAGTTCACCAGCATTTTCTGCCTGACTGTAATGAGTATTGACCGCTACTTAGCTGTGGTCCATCCAATTCGCTCCTCTAAATGGAGACGCCCTCAGGTGGCCAAAATTGTGAATGGCACAGTGTGGGCGCTTTCATTTCTAGTTGTTTTGCCTGTGGGTATATTTGCCAATATCGAGAAAGAAGGAGGCACCTGCAACATCTCCTGGCCTGAGCCGGTAAAAATCTGGGGAGCGGCCTTTATCATCTATACCTCCACGGTTGGATTCTTCTGCCCTCTTCTTATCATCTGCCTCTGTTACCTGCTCATTG TTAAGATTCGCAGCTCAGGTCGAAAAGTACATGCTACTTCAACCAGAAGAGGGCGCTCTGAACGCAAAGTGACGCGCATGGTTGTAATTGTTGTggctgtttttgctttctgctgGTTGCCTTTCTACGCCCTCAACATCATCAACCTGCTGGTGTTGCTGCCTCCACAATACCAAGGCCTTTACTCATTTGTTGTCGTACTCGGCTATGCAAACAGCTGTGCCAACCCCATCGTCTATGGCTTCTTGTCAGACAACTTCAAGCGGGGTTTCCGAAAAGCCCTCTGCCGCTCTACACGTAAGGTGGAGAACCATGTGCCCACGCAccaccagcagcagcaggaggaggaggggaggaGGGCACTCATGCCCCGTGAGAGCCTGAGACGAGGAATTCAAGATGAAGCGGAGGATGAAGAAGAAGACGTGTCAGGAATGACTGAAATCTACAAAATCGCCCAAAATGGCAACAGTAGCTTTCAGCAAGAAAGTTCCCAGGCCATTTCATCGGCTAAAGGAGCAAATCCAGGAGCAACAGCTATGTTGTCCCCGGACAAAGTTCGGGACATCAAAGGGAAAGACTTGGTCAGCACGTCCACGCTGGCTGTACCACTACTTCTCAATGGAGCCAACAATGGCAGCGTGAAGACCCTGTCAGACGAAGCCTTGGAAGAGAACGCCTCACTGGAGATAAGTTACTTATAG